The DNA region ACCTAAACGAGCGCAATAATAaaaactttattttatttataattcaGTGCTTTTGCATGCATTCCCTTTTAGTCAGTAAGTTTAAAATAAACACACCCTTTTgattagaacaacaagagtggatcaTGTAGAGTACTACATacgtgaggggtgataataccttccccttgcgtaatcgactcccttaCCCATCTTTTGGTTGCGAGATCATTAGATTCACCCTTTTGTAGGTTTACTCAttgtttcctttccctctcttgggataaataacattgGTGACGACTCTGTTTTGTATGCGTGTTTCTTCGAGATGCGACAACtggaaactctactggggaatcccTAAGCAAGTCAGTCCTAGCTCTTGTTTGGATTCTCTTCATTGGgtgtttatttatttatgcttTACTTTCTTATTACATTCATTGTATTTCATTGCTTTCCATATCCTGGATATTGTTGCTGTGTTGGTTGCTGGATCTTCTGTTTGCAGGTTGGGTGGGATGTTACTATGAGGTAAAAGCCCACTACCCAGGCCAATGACACATatgttagagtggatagtcatgtTAACTCTCATGGAACCTGACACGTAAGAGTTTGTATGGCATACCACGCCCAGATGAGGTTCTGGTGAGAATGCTTTCATCTTGCATGTCTTATGCACTAGACAGAGTGTTATCATGAGAACTATCGATTCTTGTTGCCATTTAGAAGCCTGTTCTTTTCTGATTAAAAGCTACTTGTGAGTTGGGGTGGGTGTTACAAAACGAACCTTCATCGTGCCCGGTTTTCTCAAAATCACGTTGAACTTTTGAGCTTGGGATATTCAGTCAGTTATTAAGCACATCAGCTATTCATTGACGTGGAAACCACATTTGCATACATAAGCATCGTTATATTCATTCTCTTAACACACATGTCTTTGTATTTCCAGGTGTTTTTAATTTTTGATTCTCGTTATTTAAGTCGTCTCTAAAGATGGATACTGGTCGAGGTGGACATGTTTCTTACAAGTTTCCTAAGGTTAACCTGAATTCCCTTATCGAGATGGCTAAGAGATCCCCTCCTGGCAATCTGGAAATTTTCAAAAGAGATTATGGGAAGATTGTAGAATACGTCAAATCTCCTCTCAATAAATATCAACACAATGCACTTCATACTCTGCTACAGTTCTTTGATCCTCCCTTGCGATGCTTTACTTTTccggattatcagttggcgccaACTTTGGAAGACTATTCATGTATTCTGGGAATTCCCATCAAACTTCAAGTTCCTTTACATGTGTCTATGGAGGTCCCTGATTCTGAACGTATTACTGCTACCCTTTATTTGGGCAAATCTGTGGTGGATTCTAATCTCAAGACAAAAGGAGGTCTCCTTGGGTTTCATTTGAGATTTCTTTTGGCAACTCTGGATGCTTTGGATAAAGAAGAAAATTGGAAGGTTTTC from Lathyrus oleraceus cultivar Zhongwan6 chromosome 1, CAAS_Psat_ZW6_1.0, whole genome shotgun sequence includes:
- the LOC127094638 gene encoding uncharacterized protein LOC127094638, with the protein product MDTGRGGHVSYKFPKVNLNSLIEMAKRSPPGNLEIFKRDYGKIVEYVKSPLNKYQHNALHTLLQFFDPPLRCFTFPDYQLAPTLEDYSCILGIPIKLQVPLHVSMEVPDSERITATLYLGKSVVDSNLKTKGGLLGFHLRFLLATLDALDKEENWKVFNAILACSIYGIVLFPNVIDFIDMNAIRIFMVGNLMPTLLGDAYHSIHSINHKKRGGLVWCCAPLLYHWFRSHLPCKGAFVDNKETLKWSKRLMRITSNDLVWYNLRLDMMEKFGVIASCGEFPNVPLMGIRGGINYNHVLSQRQLDYALK